One Astatotilapia calliptera chromosome 1, fAstCal1.2, whole genome shotgun sequence DNA segment encodes these proteins:
- the leo1 gene encoding RNA polymerase-associated protein LEO1, with the protein MADMDELFGSDGDSDNDQRESGSGSGSESEQERPRSVSNASGSGSDSERERDDDDDEYEGQEAGKPSMNKELFGDDSEDEQHSGSDNQSERSGNQSDASMRSDRGDNDHSDAEQHSGSDRDHRDEDEDEEDGGHRSDGGSPAGSGMSGGGSPRSDRGSVRSDRSMHSDPGTPQSGPGTPHSDGEASGRENQSEDEKWGGEAKSDQSEDEEEKRHYSDEEGENSDDEGPRNRKSESAKGSDSEDDFIGRKPKAKAASDSDSDSDAETKPKKAAADDLFGEADDISSDSDAEKPPTPGQPLDAEDGMEGEQAEEEPAPETRIEVEIPKVSTDLGSDLYFVKLPNFLSVEPRPFDPQYYEDEFEDEEMLDEEGRTRLKLKVENTIRWRAKRDEEGNETRESNARIVKWSDGSMSLHLGNEVFDVYKAPLQGDHNHLFIRQGTGLQGQAVFKTKLTFRPHSTDSATHRKMTLSLADRCSKTQKIRILPMAGRDPESHRNEMIKKEEERLRASIRRESQQRRIREKQHQRGLSSSYLEPDRYDDEEEGEEAISLAAIKSKYKGGSGLREERARIYSSDSDEGSDDDKAQRLMKAKKLDSDEEGEGSGKRKAEDDEETATKKAKKYVISDEEDEEDDDE; encoded by the exons ATGGCGGACATGGATGAATTGTTCGGGAGCGATGGGGACAGCGACAACGACCAGCGAG AGTCTGGCTCCGGCTCTGGTTCAGAGTCGGAGCAGGAGAGGCCTCGTTCTGTCAGCAACGCTTCAGGCAGCGGCAGTGACAGCGAGAGGGAgcgggatgatgatgatgacgagtACGAAGGCCAGGAGGCCGGCAAGCCCAGCATGAATAAG GAGCTGTTTGGAGACGACAGTGAGGATGAACAACACAGCGGAAGCGACAACCAGTCTGAGCGCTCGGGGAACCAGTCAGATGCCAGCATGCGCTCAGACCGCGGGGACAACGATCACTCCGACGCAGAGCAGCACAGCGGCTCGGACCGTGACCATCGagatgaggatgaagatgaggaggatGGGGGTCACCGGTCGGACGGAGGAAGCCCGGCTGGCAGCGGGATGTCTGGCGGTGGGAGCCCTCGATCTGACAGGGGCAGCGTTCGCTCAGACAGAAG TATGCACAGCGATCCTGGGACTCCGCAGTCGGGCCCGGGCACACCGCACAGTGACGGCGAAGCTTCAGGGAGGGAGAACCAATCGGAAGATGAGAAGTGGGGCGGAGAAGCTAAGAGCGACCAGtcggaggacgaggaggagaaACGCCACTACTCTGACGAAGAGGGAGAAAATTCTGATGATGAGGGACCGAGGAACAGGAAATCAG agtcTGCAAAAGGAAGTGACAGCGAAGATGATTTCATAGGACGGAAACCCAAAGCGAAAGCCGCCTCCGATTCCGATTCAGACAGCGATGCTGAAACAAAAC CAAAGAAGGCCGCAGCAGATGACCTGTTCGGAGAAGCGGACGACATCTCTTCAGACAGCGATGCAGAGAAGCCCCCGACCCCGGGCCAGCCCCTG gaTGCAGAGGATGGTATGGAGGGGGAGCAGGCAGAAGAGGAGCCTGCGCCTGAAACTCGTATTGAAGTAGAGATCCCAAAAGTCAGCACTGACTTGGGATCCGACCTTTATTTTGTCAAGTTGCCCAATTTCCTGTCTGTGGAGCCCAG gCCGTTTGATCCTCAGTACTATGAGGATGAATTTGAGGATGAAGAAATGCTGGATGAAGAGGGGCGGACCAGGCTCAAACTGAAG GTGGAGAACACAATCCGGTGGAGAGCGAAGAGAGACGAGGAGGGAAATGAAACCCGAGAGAGCAATGCGCGCATTGTCAAATGGTCCGACGGCAG catgtccCTCCACCTGGGGAACGAAGTGTTCGATGTTTACAAAGCTCCACTCCAAGGAGACCACAATCACCTTTTCATCCGACAGGGCACCGGGCTGCAGGGACAGGCCGTGTTCAAAACCAAACTCACTTTCAG ACCCCACTCCACAGACAGCGCCACCCACAGGAAGATGACCCTGTCTCTGGCTGACCGCTGCTCAAAGACACAGAAGATCAGAATCCTTCCCATGGCTGGACGAGATCCCGAGTCCCATCGCAATGAAATGATCAAG AAAGAGGAGGAGCGGCTGCGAGCCTCCATCCGCAGGGAGTCCCAGCAGAGGAGGATAAGGGAGAAGCAGCATCAGAGAGGCCTGAGCAGTAGCTACCTGGAGCCCGATCGCTATGACGACGAGGAAGAGGGCGAGGAGGCGATCAGCCTTGCAGCCATCAAGAGCAAGTATAAGGGTGGAAGTGGCCTGAGAG AGGAGCGAGCCAGGATCTACTCATCAGACAGTGATGAAGGTTCTGATGACGATAAAGCCCAGAGGCTGATGAAGGCTAAGAAGTTGGACAGTGACGAG GAGGGCGAGGGATCAGGCAAGAGAAAGGCAGAAGATGACGAGGAAACGGCCACCAAAAAGGCAAAGAAGTATGTCATCAGCGACGAAGAAGACGAGGAAGACGACGACGAATAA